GAGGCAGAGGCAGAAGCGGCCGTAGCAGGGGAAGGAACCGCCTCCGGTGAGGCGGCCACGGTAGCGGCCGGGGCAGGTGACGCCGCGACAGCTGAGGCCGCGGCGGCGGGAGGCGCCGCTTCCGCCGGCGAGGCGGAAGCATTGGCGACCGGAGCCGCCCCGGCCGGGGCCTTCACAGCGGAAGCCGCCGGCGAGGCGGTCACGGCCGCGCCGGCTCCCGCCGGTGCGCTCGCGCTCGGAACCGGCTTGGCCGTACGCGCTTCGCTCTCGAGCAGTCCTTCACGCCGGGCGGTACCCTGGCGGGCGGTCAGGATCGTCAGCAAAAGGGTGATGGCAAAAAGGGTTCCCCCCAGGTACGACGTCGCCTTGGTCAGCACCGAGGTGGTTTGCGCGCCGAAGATGTTTTCGGTCATGCCGGATCCGAACGCCGCTCCCAGGCCTTCGCTCTTCGGCCGCTGCATCAGGACGACCAGCATCAGGAGCAGACAGACAATCACGAGAATCGTCAGGAGAATCGGGATCAGGATCGACAGCCACATAGCAAGGGGCGGAATATGTGCCGCCGGTCGGGAGTTGTAAAGCGCGGGCGTGATTTGGGGTTTGCCACACCCCGGGTGTACTGAGCATAAGCGAGGCAGCTATGTTTTGGCGTCTCTTGCTGGCTTGTGCGGTCGGGTCAACCTTTGCCGCCGAACCGTTGCGCTACCCGGTAACCCGCAAGGATGATGTCATCGATGATTATCACGGGACGAAAGTGCCTGATCCTTACCGGTGGCTCGAGGACGCCGATTGCAGCGAGGTTAAAACCTGGATTGAAGACCAGAATGAACTGACGTTTGCTTACCTGGGCCGGTTGCCCGCGCGAGACCGGTTCAACGCACGCCTGACCCGGCTGCTGGACTTTGAACGGTTCTCGGCGCCGGTGCATGAAGGGGACCGCTATTTCTTCCTGCGCAACACCGGGCTGCAAAACCAAAGCGTCCTGCTTACGACCACGAGCCTGCAGGAAGAACCCCGGCCGCTGCTCGATCCGAACACGCTGTCGGCCGACGGCACGGTGGCGTTGACGGAAATCGCCCCCAGCCGTGACGGCCGCCTGCTGGCGTACATGCTCTCGACCAGCGGCTCCGACTGGGCCGAGATGCGCGTGCGCGAGGTGGAAACCGGGCGGGACCGGCCCGATGCGCTGCACGGGCTCAAGTTTACCGAAGCCAGCTGGACCAACGATCACCGGGGCTTTTTCTATGCGCGGTTTCCGGCGCCGGAGCCGGGTAAAGGAGAAATGCCGGTACGAAACCAGAAGTTTTATTACCATCGCCTGGGAGATCCGCAGGAGAAAGACCGGTTGATCCTGGATGCGCCGGAACATCCCGACTGGCTGTTCGAGGCGAGCACGACTGAAGACGGCCGTTACCTTATCGTTCAGATCCAGCACGGGGCCGACAACTATAATCTGTTGTACGTCAAAGACCTGGGAGATCCGCTGAACCCTGACCTTGACCGGCCGTTCCAACCCGTGATTGACCAATTTACGGCCGAATACCGTCCGCTCGGGGTAGTTGATCAACGGCTCCTGCTCCTCACCAATCAGGATGCGCCCAGGTCCAAAATCGTCTCCGTCGCGCTGGGGACGCCAACGCCGAGCCCGGCGGACGCGACCGGCACGACGGGCGTGACCGGCGTCATGACGGACCTGGTGCCGGAAATGGGCGACAGACTGGAGCGAGCGCTGCTGGCCGGCGGCAAGCTGGTTTTGGTTTACCTGGTGGATGCCAAACACCAGCTCCGGATCGCGGGCCTCGATGGTAAACCGGAAGGCGACATTCCGCTGCCATCGCTCGGCACGATAAGGGAATTGGCCGGCAAACCGGGCCGGACGGAACTCTTTTATTCGTTTACCTCTTTCCTTTACCCGACCACCGTCTATCGATACGACCTCGCCACGGGCAAAAACGAAGTCTTTCACCGGCCCGGCATCGATTTTGATCCGGGCAGGTTCGAGACCAGGCAGATTTTTTACCATTCGAAAGACGGGACCCGGGTGCCGATGTTCATCGTCCACTCCAAGGGTATAAAACTCGACGGCAGTAATCCCGTTTACCTCACGGGCTACGGCGGGTTTAACATTTCGCGAACGCCCGAGTTTTCGACCGTCTTGCTCGCGTGGGTGGAGAAGGGAGGCATTTTCGCCCAGCCTAACCTGAGGGGTGGGGGCGAATACGGCCAGGCATGGCACCTGGCCGGGACCCGCGACCGCAAGCAAAATGTCTTTGATGACTTTTATGCCGCTGCGGAAACGCTGATCGCCGAGGGCTACACAAACCCGGCGAAGCTGGCCATTATAGGGGGATCAAATGGGGGCTTGCTGGTCGGCGCCGCGGTGGTCCAACGCCCCGAATTGTTCGGTGCCGCCGTGGCGCAAGTGGGGGTGATGGACATGTTGCGCTACCAGAAATTCACGATCGGCTGGGCCTGGGAACCGGATTACGGCGTCTCGGACGATCCGGGCGGGTTCACCTACCTGTTCAGGTATTCCCCGTTGCACAATATCAAACCGGGCGCCTGCTACCCGTCGACCTTGATCACAACGGCTGATCATGATGACCGGGTCGTGCCGGCGCATTCGTTTAAGTTTGCGGCGGCGCTGCAGGCCGCCCAGGGATGCGCAAACCCGGTGTTGATCCGGGTCGAAACCAGGGCGGGGCACGGCGGCGGTCGACCCCTCACAAAGTTTATCGACGAACAGAGCGATGTCCTGGCGTTTATGTGGGAACGGGTAACGGGGAGCGAGTGACGGGTAACGGGTGGCGGGGGTCGGTCACACGGCGGGCACAGCGGGTTTGGCGGGCACAACGTAAGAGTTCACACGGCGAACACGGCGGGCCACGGCGACCACGGCGGGAAGAGGAGAGAGTTCGGGGTAACCTTAAGCGCGGAGGGGCGTCACATAATATCCATAATCACACACTTGATTATAATCATGCGACGGCTCTGTGCTTTTCCAGACAGTTGCGCCGGGTTACAACAATCATCGAAGACGTACACCGTCGTGCATTATGAATTCGCCGCTTATCGACAACGCTTTCGACCCCAACGGTCAACTCTCGCCTGAGGAGGATCTTCGGACCAGTGACGCGCCCGTCATGGCGCAGACCGCATTCGAGCGCTGGGTTCTGGTGGACGGAAAACGAGCCAGCGTGATCGCGGGTTCCAGGGTGGTAAGCTATCACGAACTTAACCGCCAGGCTGAGGGCATCGCCCACGCCCTGGTCGAGGCCGGGGTTTGTCCCGGACACTTCGTGGGGATTTGCCTGCCGCGTTCGGTCGCACAGATTGCAGCGGTGCTGGGCGTATTGAAAGCCGGGGCCGCCTGTCTGCCCATTGATGCCACCGATACGGCCAAACACATTCAGCTCGTTTGCCGGGATGCGCTGACCTCGTTCATCCTGACTTCCGCGACGGCCAGCCACATGTTGGCCGCCGTATCCGGCCGGAAAATGCTGGCGGACGTGCTCGTGCATGGCCCCACGGGAGGAGGTACGTCGTCCTGTCCGGCCCAAGAGGATGCGCCTGCTTACCTGATGTATACCCCCAGTCCGAACGGACTCCCGAAAGGGGTGGTCATGCCGCATCGCGCTCTGGTCAATCTGCTGCGTTGGCATGAACGCGCCTTGCCGAGGCCGGCGCGTACCCTGCAGCTCGCCCCGCTCAGCTCGGATCTCGCGTTCCAGGAAATCTTCAGCACCTTAAGCGCGGGCGGCACGCTCGTGCTGATGGACGAGGCGCAGCGCCGTGATCCTAAAGGGGTGTGGAATCTGATCAAGGCAAAGCAGGTCGAGCGCCTGTTCGTTCCCGCTGCGGGTCTGCTGCAATTAGCCGCGGTGGTGGATGGACCGTGCCGCTTGCGCGAGGTGATAACCTTCGGTGAGCAACTGCGCATCACCCCCCAGATCCGGCGGATGTTTGTCCTGCTGGCGCCCTGCACGCTGCGTAATCAGTACGGCCCGAGCGAGACGAACGCGGTAACCGATTACGAGATGGGCGGTTCGCCGGTGGACTGGCCGGCCCTGCCGCCGGCCGGCAAGCCGATTGATCGCACCTACGTCACGCTCGAGCCCATTCCCGGCGGCCGGCCTGATCAGGGTCAGATTCTCATCGCCGGTCGATCCCTGTGCGACGGTTACCTGTACCGGCCCGATCTCAACGCGGAAAAATTCGTGGTGCTGGAGGATGGACGCCGCTATTTCCGGACCGGAGACCTGGGGGGCTTCGTTGAGGACGGCAACCTGCAGGTTCTCGGGCGCATGGCGGCGAAGTGAAGGCACCACCACCCGCCACCCGCTACGCGTTACCCGTTACTAATAAAACCTCCTGATTTCCGAGAGCATGCGCCGGACGTGGGCGTGGCGCTCACGGGGTTTGAGAATGTGGTAGCAACGCCAGGGATCACCCCAGCGCAGGATCTCGATGGTGACGTGCCGGACGCCCCAACTGTTCATTTCGCCGCGTGACGGGCAGTAGAGGTCGATGGTGTTGCGTCCCGACAACGCCCATCCGTAATCGTCGATTTCGTAGACCTGGCCGGTTGCAAGGAGCAGGAACCGGGTACCGGCCGGCCAGCGCGCCCAATCGGCGGCGGCACTGCGGACCGGGCCGCGGGTCAGGATATTGCCGACCGCGCTGTGGTTTGTGTAGCGCAGGTGATCGCTTTCGGTATGCGTGTAGGCCGTGGTCCGGACCTTCATGAACTGGCTCCGTTTCAGGGGCGGCTCGTAGGCGGGCAGCCGGCGCGTCGTGGTGCAGCCGGCCAGGATGAGGAGCAGCAGCGCCAAAGGTAAGCCGAGCCGGACCAGACGGGGCGTCATGGCCCGCATGATAGTGATCCGGCCTTGATTTGGGTAGATTTTAGCGTTTGGCCGGGAGGATTTGCGTAGCGCGGATTTGTAGTCTAAAACTTGGCCGTGCAGTGCAACCAGCGCTTACGTCTCGTTCTGTTTGCCGGGAACTTTTTCTTGCTTTTGCTGGCCGGACCGAGCGGCCTGCCGGCGCAGTCGGTTGACCGGCCGGCGCCGCGCGCAGAGTTGGTGGTGTCGCCGCCGGCCGCGGTCGCCTCCCAGGTTCAGGAACCCGGGTTGGCGGCCGCGCCACCCATCCGGTTGCTGCCGTTCAATACGGTCGCGGTCGATCCGCCGGGTATCGAGGGATTGAGGCATTACCCGGTGGAGGCCCCGGATACCGTGGCTGCTTCAGCGATGATGATCGATGCGCACACGGGCCAGGTGCTTTATTCTAAAGATCCCGATGTGCGGCGGCCGGTGGCCAGCACCCAGAAGCTGCTTACGGCGTTGCTGGTGGCGGAGCACGGGAGTCTGGACCGCTACGTGCGGGTGGCGCCGGAAGATTGCCGGGTGGAACCGACCAAACTGGGCTTTGCGCCGGGAGAAGCTTATACGCGCCGCCAGTTGCTTGCTGCGATGCTGGTCCACAGCTGCAACGATGCCGCCGTTTGCCTGGCCCGAAACGACGCGGGCAGCATCGCCCAGTTCGCCGAACGGATGAACGCCAAAGCCAATGCGCTGGGTGCGACCGAGAGCCGTTTTGTTAATCCAAACGGGTTGCCGGTCCCGGGCCAGTTCTCGACCGCCCGCAACATGGCGCGGATCGCTTACTCGGCTTATCGCAATTCGACCCTGCGCCAGTTTATGCGCATGCCCGGCTTAAGATTCACCTACCCCTCGGGCCGCCAACGTTATTTTGACGCCACGAATAAGCTCTTGCTGCGTTCAACCATGTTTACCGGGATGAAAACCGGTTACACGGGCGTGAGCGGCCGCTGCCTGATCTCAAGCGCTTCCGATGGGAACAAAGACGTTATCCTGGTGCAGTTGGGCGGAACGCACCGCATGTTGTTCGATGATGCCGAACGCTTGTTGATGTGGGGGCTCGGGCAGCGTTCCGGCTTCTTTAACGTCGGTCCCTGAGGCGCTTAAACATCAACATCAATATCAACCGGAACCGGCCGGTCTTTAAGCTCGGCTTCGATCGCCATAAAGCCGCGCGGGGCGCCGTCCGGTCCCAGAAGCGGACTGATCGCGATTGCCGCCCAATACGGGTGACCGTCCTTGTGGTAGTTAATCAGTTCCTCGCGGCACGGCGTTCCGGCCAGGATGGCTTGCCGGAGCCGGGAAACGCCGCCCGGATCAGTTAATTTACCTTGCAGCATGGAGCCGGGTTTACGGCCGCGCAATTCGTCCAGGGTAAAGCCGCACATGCAGGTAAAGGCAGGATTAACCCACCGCACGAACCCGGCGGCATCGGTGAGGACGGCGGCTTCCGACGGGTCCTGCAAATAGGCGCTTACAAATCGTTCGATCTCAAGTTTCGCCTCAATCGACTGCAAGATCCGCCCTTTCAGCTCCGGGGGCGGGCTTTGCACGGGAGGAAGTGACGCCAACTGGACGGCGGCAGCTACTTCCTGCAGTTCAGTGGTATAGGCTAACAAGGCCGGCTGCCGCTCGAGCAAAGCTTCGTACTCAGCCCGTTCCTCTGCCGTCATCGCACCTGCAACGTATAGGCAGGCCTGGGTTTGCAGCTCCTCTGAAATCCCTTCAGCCTCAGTCTGAGACAACTTCTCTCCATCCATCGTATTCGGAAATTGCGGCATGCGGCACACCGGCTATCGAGGTACCGGTTTCGAAACCAACTCCTTTTCGATCGAAATGAAGCCGCGCGCCTTACCTTCGGTATCCACGATCGGGCAAATGGTCAAGCGCACCCAGTAAGGATGCCCGTCTTTATGATAATTTATCACTTCTTCGGTTCGGATTTTTCGCGACCGGATGGCTTTCCGCAAACGGCGCAGCACACGGGCGCCGGTCCGCGAACCGTGAAGGAGCTGGCCGGGCCTTTTGCCCTGGAGTTCGCCCAGGGTATAACCGCACATCCTTGAAAACGCGGCATTCGCCCAGGTGATATGGCTATCCGTGTCGGTGATGACAATGCAATCATCCGAGGCCGCCGCAAACCGGGCCATAAAGGTCTCCAAGCCGCTGAGTGCATCAATCGACCTGAACAATCGTGCTTTAACGCCGGGGCTCGGGGCCGGCGCGTCCTCGTCCGGTTCGAAAAGGAAACTGTCTGCGGCCGTTTCCAGGCGACGGACAGTTTCCCGTTGCAAGCGAACGTCACGTTCCATCTCCACTTCAACCTTCAAACGTTCGGATTCCGAGAAGCCACCCAAGGCGTAACAGATGGCCTTGGCCAGAGTCAGCTCCGATTCCTGCGGGCTAACTGGGACAGAAGCAGCAGTCTGGTGATGTTTCACGTTTGGAACGATTCCGGCTCAGCGCCGCGTTGCCGGAGCAACACCACACCTGGCCTATGCCGGGGATACGAAGCGTCTGCCCGGTGCAGACGCAAAAAATGTTACGCCGAAGGTTCGATCAGGGGCGGCCCACGAGAACGTGGTCCATTCCGGCGGCTTCGGCGGCTTTGATTCCCGCCGTACTATCTTCTATTACCAGGCAAGTCTTCGGCTCTACCTGCATGCGCCGGGCCGCCTCCAGAAACATGTCCGGGAACGGTTTTCCGCGCTCGACCTGTTCGCTGGTGAGGATCACAGGGAAAAAGTCCTTGAAGCCGATTGCCGCCAGGGTGCGCTCGACGACCGGCAGGGTGCCGCCCGAGGCAATCGCCACTTTTGCGCGCGCCACCACCCGGCGGGCAAACTCGGCGACCTCTTCGATGGCCTGCATCGTCGTGATGGCCTCCACGTAAAACGCCTCTTTCTGGTCGGCCACCAGGTCCGGGTCCATGCTGGTGCCGCAACGTTCATTCAGGATTTCGATGATCCGCCGGGTGGGATAACCGCCCAGGCTGTAGAAAAGATCCTCCGACATCGTGGCACCGAAAGGTGTGATCGCCTGCAGCCAGGCCCGGTAATGCACGGGCATGGAGTGGGCCAGGGTTCCATCCAGGTCAAAAATGTAACCGGCGTATTCCTTGATTGGAGCATTGAAGATCGCCATGGAGAGGAGTGTCGAGCGTCGGGTGGCGAGTGTCGAGTCACGCGGCGGGCACAGCGGGAAGAAGTTCGGGGCTCGGCGTTCGGCGTTCGGCGTTCGGAGCGGCAGAGAATGCCACAAATGAAGAGGCGCCGGGTCTGGTAATCTTTTTCTGCGTGTTCTGCGTGTTCTGCGGATGATTCCTGTCTTTCCGCCGTGTTCGCCGTGGCCCGCCGTGTGAACTCTGTCGCCGTGCCCGCCAAATCGCCGTGCCCGCCGTGTGACCTTAATCTGTGTCAATCTGTGTAATCTGTGGATGTTTTTTCTTTTCTGCGTTCTTCTGCGTGTTCTGCGGATGATTGCTGCCTCCGAACGCCGAACCCCGAACGCCGAACCCCGAACTTCTTTTTTATTGATTTTGCGCTTGATCGCCGGATGGTTGCAGCCCTGCTTATGCGCCATACCATATCCGTCCTGGTCGAAAACCGCTTTGGGGTCTTAGCCCGAGTCGCGGGAATGTTCAGCGGACGCGGATTTAACATCGATAGTTTAAATGTCGCGCCGACCACTGATGCTTCTACCTCGCGTATGACGATCGTGGTACGGGGAGACGATACGGTGCTTGAGCAGGTGACCAAGCAGCTCAACAAGCTCGTCGACGTGATCCAGATCCAGGATTTTCGGGATGGTGAATACGTCGACCGCGAGCTGGTGATGTTGCGGGTCAACACCGACTCGAACACCCGGGCCGAGGTCATGCAGATCTGCGACATTTTCCGAGCGAAGATCGTTGATGTCCAGCCTCGCGGGCTGGCCATTGAGGTTACGGGTAACGAGAGTAAGATCAGCAAATTTCTGAAGCTGATGGAGAACTTCGGCATCAGCGATTTAACGCGGACTGGCAAGGTGGCCCTGGCCCGCGTCGAATGAATGAAGCGAACCATTTTCCCCTTTGATTTTTAAACTGTTTATATGGCAGCAAAAGTTTACACCGATAAAGACGCGGACCTGGCGCACCTGCAGAAGAAGCGTTGTGCGGTCCTCGGGTTCGGGTCACAAGGACACGCCCACGCGCTTAATCTGAAGGATAGCGGCGTCGAGGTTCTCGTCGGCCTCTATCCTGAGAGTAAATCTATCCCGGCCGCGAAGGAGAAGGGGTTTGAGGTGCGGCCGGTTTCGGAGGTAGTTGAAGCGGCCGATGTGATTCTCTTTGCCACGCCGGACCTTAAGATCCGGACGATTTATGAGAAGGAGGTTGCGCCCAAGCTGGCGGACGGCAAGACGCTCCTGTTCAGTCACGGGTTCGCAGTTCACTTCAACACGATCAGCATACCGGCCGGCACCGACGTGGCGATGGTTGCTCCAAAAGGGCCGGGTCACATCGTGCGGCGGCAGTACGTCGAGAACAAAGGGGTCCCGGCCCTGATCGCGGTTCATCAAAACCCGAGCAAACAGGCCAAGAAAACGGCGCTGGCCTGGGCGAAAGGAATCGGCGCGACCCGGGCGGGCGTGCTGGAGACCACGTTCAAAGAGGAAACGGAAACCGACCTCTTCGGGGAGCAAACGGTGCTTTGCGGCGGGCTGACCTCGCTGGTCAAGAACGGTTTTGAGGTGCTGGTGGAAGCCGGTTACCAGCCGGAGATGGCCTATTTCGAGTGCCTGCACGAATTGAAGCTGATCGTGGACCTGATGTACGAGTCGGGCATCGCCGGGATGCGCTTCTCGATTTCAGAGACGGCCAAATGGGGAGACGTTTCGGTCGGACCGAAAATCGTGGATGCGTCGGTGAAGAAAAAAATGGCAAAGGCGCTCAAGGACATCCAGTCAGGCAAGTTCGCCAAAGGCTGGATCGGGGAGTATGACGCGGGGCTGCCTGAGTACAAGCGGCTGCTCAAGGAAGGAGAAGTTCATCCGATCGAAAAAGTCGGCCAGCGTCTCCGTTCGCTGATGCCCTGGATCGCGAAGAAAAATCTTAAGGGCGCTCAAGCCAACTATTGACGGGCGCGGCGGCCGCGGCCGCGGGTGCCTTACTGCCTTACTCGATGTATCGCGACCGCGATCGCAACCGGCCTAGGGTGACCAGCTCCTTCTGAGCCGAACGGGCGAGACGATCCTCAATCTGAGACGCAAGCCGGAAGAGGAATTCCGGGCTAAGGTCTACGGGTGTATTGACGTGGGAAGGTTCGTCTGGGAACCTCCGTGGCACCTGTTTCCAGCGCCTGTTGTCCATAACAGCGTTACTACTGCTTACGTTGGTGTGGGTAAATCTCTGTTCCCCCGGCCCTGAACGCCATCCTGAGTGCCGAATGTACTTGAGTTCTCAAACCGGTCCACGGGAAATGCCCGATCCGCAACGCGCCCGGACCCTGGGATTTGGGTCAGGGCAGGGGGTCACACGGTGGGCACAGCGGGTTGGGCGGGCACAACGTAAGAGTTCACACGGTCACACGGTGGGCACAGCGGGTTGGGCGGGCACAACGTAAGAGTTCACACGGCGAACACGGAGAGCCACGGCGACCACGGCGGAAAGAAGAATTACAGGGTTGACATGGGCGGTTCTCCCCCATGATCGCCCCGGCACCCTAACTGAGCAGCAATTGGCGAAGTTCCTGGACGCGCCGGCCGAACAGGTCAACGACTTGCTCGATTGGTTCGGGTGTTTCCATGTCAACGCCGGCAGCCCGCAAGGTGTCCAGCGGGTAGCGCAGCCCTCCGGACTTGAGAAACCCGAGGTAAGCTTCGACGGCAGACGGGCCGTCCTGGCGTACGCGGTGGGCCAGGCTGATCGCGGCGGCAATGCCCGTGGCATATTTATACACGTAGAAGGCCGAGTAGAAATGGGGAATGCGCAGGCATTCCAGGTCAAGCTGCGGGTCCAATGTGAACCGGGGACCGAAATAGTCGGCCAACAGTTCATGGTAAACCGAGGTAAAAGTCTCGAGGGTCAGCGGGCCCCCTTCCTCTTCGATCTGATGGATTCTTTTCTCAAACTCGGCAAACATGGTCTGCCGGAAGAAGGTGCCCCGGATGTCCTCGACCTGGCGGTCGAGCAGGTAGGCGCGCAGGGGTGGGTCTTCGGCCCGTTCGAGCATGTAATGGGTGAGCAGTTCCTCGTTGAAGGTCGAAGCCACCTCGGCCAGGAAGATGGGATAACCGTAGTCCTGGAACCGCTGATGTTTTTGCGCCAGCCACGTGTGCATCGAATGCCCGGCCTCGTGCGCCAGGGTAAAAACATCCGAGAACACCTCGGGCTTGTAGTTCATCAGGATGTAAGGCGGGTTGCCGTAGCTGGAGGAAGAAAACGCG
The genomic region above belongs to Verrucomicrobiota bacterium and contains:
- the secG gene encoding preprotein translocase subunit SecG, with translation MWLSILIPILLTILVIVCLLLMLVVLMQRPKSEGLGAAFGSGMTENIFGAQTTSVLTKATSYLGGTLFAITLLLTILTARQGTARREGLLESEARTAKPVPSASAPAGAGAAVTASPAASAVKAPAGAAPVANASASPAEAAPPAAAASAVAASPAPAATVAASPEAVPSPATAASASASAAGTSSPEVPASPAVSPSPAAAESAAPTPAPSAGLSPAAPTP
- a CDS encoding S9 family peptidase; amino-acid sequence: MFWRLLLACAVGSTFAAEPLRYPVTRKDDVIDDYHGTKVPDPYRWLEDADCSEVKTWIEDQNELTFAYLGRLPARDRFNARLTRLLDFERFSAPVHEGDRYFFLRNTGLQNQSVLLTTTSLQEEPRPLLDPNTLSADGTVALTEIAPSRDGRLLAYMLSTSGSDWAEMRVREVETGRDRPDALHGLKFTEASWTNDHRGFFYARFPAPEPGKGEMPVRNQKFYYHRLGDPQEKDRLILDAPEHPDWLFEASTTEDGRYLIVQIQHGADNYNLLYVKDLGDPLNPDLDRPFQPVIDQFTAEYRPLGVVDQRLLLLTNQDAPRSKIVSVALGTPTPSPADATGTTGVTGVMTDLVPEMGDRLERALLAGGKLVLVYLVDAKHQLRIAGLDGKPEGDIPLPSLGTIRELAGKPGRTELFYSFTSFLYPTTVYRYDLATGKNEVFHRPGIDFDPGRFETRQIFYHSKDGTRVPMFIVHSKGIKLDGSNPVYLTGYGGFNISRTPEFSTVLLAWVEKGGIFAQPNLRGGGEYGQAWHLAGTRDRKQNVFDDFYAAAETLIAEGYTNPAKLAIIGGSNGGLLVGAAVVQRPELFGAAVAQVGVMDMLRYQKFTIGWAWEPDYGVSDDPGGFTYLFRYSPLHNIKPGACYPSTLITTADHDDRVVPAHSFKFAAALQAAQGCANPVLIRVETRAGHGGGRPLTKFIDEQSDVLAFMWERVTGSE
- a CDS encoding AMP-binding protein translates to MNSPLIDNAFDPNGQLSPEEDLRTSDAPVMAQTAFERWVLVDGKRASVIAGSRVVSYHELNRQAEGIAHALVEAGVCPGHFVGICLPRSVAQIAAVLGVLKAGAACLPIDATDTAKHIQLVCRDALTSFILTSATASHMLAAVSGRKMLADVLVHGPTGGGTSSCPAQEDAPAYLMYTPSPNGLPKGVVMPHRALVNLLRWHERALPRPARTLQLAPLSSDLAFQEIFSTLSAGGTLVLMDEAQRRDPKGVWNLIKAKQVERLFVPAAGLLQLAAVVDGPCRLREVITFGEQLRITPQIRRMFVLLAPCTLRNQYGPSETNAVTDYEMGGSPVDWPALPPAGKPIDRTYVTLEPIPGGRPDQGQILIAGRSLCDGYLYRPDLNAEKFVVLEDGRRYFRTGDLGGFVEDGNLQVLGRMAAK
- a CDS encoding D-alanyl-D-alanine carboxypeptidase gives rise to the protein MQCNQRLRLVLFAGNFFLLLLAGPSGLPAQSVDRPAPRAELVVSPPAAVASQVQEPGLAAAPPIRLLPFNTVAVDPPGIEGLRHYPVEAPDTVAASAMMIDAHTGQVLYSKDPDVRRPVASTQKLLTALLVAEHGSLDRYVRVAPEDCRVEPTKLGFAPGEAYTRRQLLAAMLVHSCNDAAVCLARNDAGSIAQFAERMNAKANALGATESRFVNPNGLPVPGQFSTARNMARIAYSAYRNSTLRQFMRMPGLRFTYPSGRQRYFDATNKLLLRSTMFTGMKTGYTGVSGRCLISSASDGNKDVILVQLGGTHRMLFDDAERLLMWGLGQRSGFFNVGP
- a CDS encoding PAS domain-containing protein, with amino-acid sequence MPQFPNTMDGEKLSQTEAEGISEELQTQACLYVAGAMTAEERAEYEALLERQPALLAYTTELQEVAAAVQLASLPPVQSPPPELKGRILQSIEAKLEIERFVSAYLQDPSEAAVLTDAAGFVRWVNPAFTCMCGFTLDELRGRKPGSMLQGKLTDPGGVSRLRQAILAGTPCREELINYHKDGHPYWAAIAISPLLGPDGAPRGFMAIEAELKDRPVPVDIDVDV
- a CDS encoding PAS domain-containing protein is translated as MKHHQTAASVPVSPQESELTLAKAICYALGGFSESERLKVEVEMERDVRLQRETVRRLETAADSFLFEPDEDAPAPSPGVKARLFRSIDALSGLETFMARFAAASDDCIVITDTDSHITWANAAFSRMCGYTLGELQGKRPGQLLHGSRTGARVLRRLRKAIRSRKIRTEEVINYHKDGHPYWVRLTICPIVDTEGKARGFISIEKELVSKPVPR
- a CDS encoding HAD family phosphatase gives rise to the protein MAIFNAPIKEYAGYIFDLDGTLAHSMPVHYRAWLQAITPFGATMSEDLFYSLGGYPTRRIIEILNERCGTSMDPDLVADQKEAFYVEAITTMQAIEEVAEFARRVVARAKVAIASGGTLPVVERTLAAIGFKDFFPVILTSEQVERGKPFPDMFLEAARRMQVEPKTCLVIEDSTAGIKAAEAAGMDHVLVGRP
- the ilvN gene encoding acetolactate synthase small subunit; protein product: MRHTISVLVENRFGVLARVAGMFSGRGFNIDSLNVAPTTDASTSRMTIVVRGDDTVLEQVTKQLNKLVDVIQIQDFRDGEYVDRELVMLRVNTDSNTRAEVMQICDIFRAKIVDVQPRGLAIEVTGNESKISKFLKLMENFGISDLTRTGKVALARVE
- the ilvC gene encoding ketol-acid reductoisomerase — encoded protein: MAAKVYTDKDADLAHLQKKRCAVLGFGSQGHAHALNLKDSGVEVLVGLYPESKSIPAAKEKGFEVRPVSEVVEAADVILFATPDLKIRTIYEKEVAPKLADGKTLLFSHGFAVHFNTISIPAGTDVAMVAPKGPGHIVRRQYVENKGVPALIAVHQNPSKQAKKTALAWAKGIGATRAGVLETTFKEETETDLFGEQTVLCGGLTSLVKNGFEVLVEAGYQPEMAYFECLHELKLIVDLMYESGIAGMRFSISETAKWGDVSVGPKIVDASVKKKMAKALKDIQSGKFAKGWIGEYDAGLPEYKRLLKEGEVHPIEKVGQRLRSLMPWIAKKNLKGAQANY